The following proteins come from a genomic window of Salvia hispanica cultivar TCC Black 2014 chromosome 4, UniMelb_Shisp_WGS_1.0, whole genome shotgun sequence:
- the LOC125217810 gene encoding glyoxylase I 4-like encodes MGAEPEISIAEMEAIMSRALGGDSHGMMRKGEMPLLALNHVSYVCKSVQKSVEFYVKVLGFVLIQRPSSFKFEGAWLFNHGIGIHLLKSENVTNKKDKINPKDNHISFQCTDMNLIIERLEGMKIEFVKAVVREGGIIVDQLFFHDPDGHMIEICNCQNLPVLPLTACPIRKMSTPKITIPKTPSFYGGKQQCSGEVEAMMIENLAMDMLNISI; translated from the exons ATGGGAGCTGAGCCTGAGATTAGTATTGCAGAAATGGAAGCAATTATGAGCAGAGCACTAGGAGGTGATAGCCATGGCATGATGAGAAAAGGGGAGATGCCATTGTTGGCGTTGAACCATGTTTCCTATGTCTGCAAATCTGTGCAGAAATCTGTGGAATTCTATGTCAAGGTTCTTGGATTTGTCCTCATCCAAAGGCCCTCTTCCTTCAAGTTCGAAGGCGCATG GTTGTTCAACCATGGGATTGGAATCCATCTTCTAAAGTCAGAAAACGTGACAAACAAGAAGgacaaaataaatccaaaagacAACCACATCTCATTCCAATGCACTGATATGAATCTAATTATTGAACGATTGGAGggaatgaaaattgaatttgtgaAGGCAGTAGTGAGAGAAGGTGGAATAATTGTGGATCAACTATTCTTCCATGATCCAGATGGTCACATGATTGAAATTTGCAATTGCCAAAATCTGCCTGTGCTTCCCCTCACAGCATGCCCTATTAGGAAGATGTCCACTCCCAAAATCACCATACCCAAAACGCCATCGTTTTATG GAGGGAAGCAGCAATGCAGTGGGGAAGTAGAAGCCATGATGATTGAGAACCTAGCCATGGACATGCTCAACATTTCCATttga
- the LOC125223850 gene encoding WEB family protein At1g75720, translating to MEDRHQPALDPDDQTTAPLANHRSSVDSSRPFRSVKEAVAIFGERFLVGEIYSPKTFAFPKKETPFFSPEHDRKPAPPSEEAAAALADSVKKLETELEETKAELKLLKDRESETEVALASLNAELHRNMSKMARAEAAAAAQATVGRGPSPSLAQVLSVEEEKINMLLGGKKKERREAVKKKKPIIPLVGDLFSRKKKSSSSATLHNPLYASSHLL from the coding sequence ATGGAAGACCGACACCAACCCGCCCTCGATCCCGACGACCAAACCACCGCCCCCTTGGCCAACCACCGCTCGAGCGTGGACAGCTCCCGGCCATTCCGGTCGGTCAAGGAGGCGGTGGCTATATTCGGGGAGCGGTTCTTGGTTGGGGAAATCTACTCCCCCAAGACCTTCGCATTTCCCAAGAAGGAGACCCCATTCTTCTCACCGGAGCACGATCGGAAACCGGCGCCTCCCAgcgaggaggcggcggcggcgctggCGGACAGCGTGAAGAAGCTGGAGACGGAGCTGGAGGAGACGAAGGCGGAGCTGAAGCTGCTCAAGGACAGGGAGTCAGAGACGGAGGTGGCCCTGGCCTCCTTGAACGCCGAGCTCCACCGCAACATGTCCAAGATGGCCAGGGCGGAGGCGGCCGCGGCAGCCCAGGCCACGGTGGGGCGGGGGCCTTCGCCGAGCTTGGCGCAGGTGCTGAGCgtggaggaggagaagatAAATATGTTGCTTGgggggaagaagaaggagaggagagaggcggtgaagaagaagaagcctaTTATACCGCTTGTCGGAGACTTGTTTTCGAGAAAAAAGAAGTCGTCGTCGTCGGCAACTTTGCATAATCCTCTCTATGCGTCTTCTCACCTTCTATGA
- the LOC125222568 gene encoding zinc finger CCCH domain-containing protein 40-like, giving the protein MAHRLLRDAEADGWERSDFPIICESCLGDNPYVRMTKADYDKECKICTRPFTVFRWRPGRDARYKKSEICQTCSKLKNVCQVCLLDLEYGLPVQVRDTALSIDSNDAIPKSDVNREYFAEEHDRKARAGIDYESSFGKARPNDTILKLQRTTPYYKRNRAHVCSFYVRGQCTRGPECPYRHEMPVEGELSQQNIKDRYYGVNDPVAMKLLSKAGEMPSLEPPDDESIRTLYVGGLDARITEQDLRDNFYAHGEIESVKMVLQRACAFVTYTTREGAEKAAEELANKLVIKGLRMKLLWGRPQAPKLDSEGSDEAKQQAAVTHSGLLPRAVISQQQNQPLQAPPPCGQTQPPPVPYFNIPPLPQHERAYYPSMDPQRMGALIPTQEGPSSGSSASNENRGGSEQQHQQAQQYGYPSTAPPPGQFYPPYYQQYGYMGPPLPVLPPNQQHHQQYQGPQGRMPAAPTAPATGTSQQP; this is encoded by the exons ATGGCACACAGGCTGCTGAGGGACGCGGAAGCCGATGGGTGGGAGCGGTCTGATTTCCCAATTATATGCGAGTCATGCCTTGGCGACAATCCATACGTCCGAATG ACAAAAGCAGATTATGATAAGGAGTGTAAGATCTGCACTCGGCCATTTACGGTGTTCAGGTGGAGGCCTGGTCGTGATGCAAGATACAAGAAATCTGAGATATGCCAAACTTGTAGTAAGCTGAAAAATGTTTGTCAGGTTTGCCTTTTGGATCTCGAGTATGGATTGCCCGTTCAGGTTCGCGATACTGCTCTGAGTATTGATTCTAATGATGCCATTCCAAAGAGTGATGTGAATAGGGAATACTTTGCAGAGGAGCATGATCGCAAG GCAAGGGCTGGGATTGATTATGAGTCTTCATTTGGAAAGGCTCGTCCAAATGATACTATTTTGAAGCTCCAGAGAACCACACCATATTACAAGAGAAACCGAGCTCATGTTTGCAGTTTCTATGTTCGCGGTCAATGTACAAGAGGTCCAGAGTGCCCTTACAGGCACGAGATGCCTGTTGAAGGTGAATTGTCTCAACAAAACATTAAAGATCGCTACTACGG AGTGAATGATCCAGTGGCAATGAAGCTATTGAGCAAGGCCGGGGAGATGCCTTCTTTGGAGCCTCCCGATGATGAGAGCATTAGAACCCTCTATGTGGGAGGGCTTGATGCTAGGATTACCGAGCAGGATTTAAGGGACAACTTCTATGCACATGGAGAAATTGAGTCTGTCAAGATGGTTCTCCAGAGGGCCTGTGCTTTCGTGACTTACACGACACGAGAAGGTGCTGAGAAAGCAGCTGAGGAACTTGCTAACAAACTAGTTATTAAAGGCTTGAGGATGAAGCTGCTGTGGGGCAGACCCCAAGCTCCAAAGCTGGACTCTGAAGGCTCTGATGAAGCAAAGCAGCAAGCAGCCGTGACTCACAGTGGGTTGCTCCCAAGGGCAGTCATATCGCAGCAACAGAACCAGCCTCTTCAGGCTCCCCCACCTTGCGGTCAGACACAACCGCCACCAGTGCCTTATTTCAACATTCCTCCTCTGCCTCAGCATGAGAGGGCGTATTATCCTTCTATGGATCCCCAGAGGATGGGTGCCCTCATTCCAACTCAAGAGGGGCCTTCCAGTGGGTCATCTGCGTCTAATGAAAATAGAGGTGGTTCTGAACAGCAGCATCAACAAGCTCAGCAGTATGGCTACCCGAGCACGGCGCCCCCTCCAGGTCAATTTTACCCACCATACTACCAGCAGTATGGCTACATGGGACCGCCTCTGCCAGTGCTACCACCTAATCAACAACACCATCAACAGTATCAAGGACCTCAAGGCAGGATGCCTGCCGCTCCAACCGCTCCAGCTACTGGGACGTCGCAGCAGCCATGA
- the LOC125218065 gene encoding YTH domain-containing protein ECT3-like, which yields MAGDKQIETYQLNAPAAKSESSINIPDKNMVKDELSSESVSSVSAGGNAVSGKSATDQPVSSEQGVSYPPTSSYDYYHSGYSGNFTQSVDKDFSNTPGGSYAGIQPDNASLLYYVPSYGPYSTGFVGVDGKQAYTSSEYPCAYGSEMFPYYTYDLAYAGNGSSSNKSSSGRSNGYNVGKTNGNLSSKSSALPYNSKTQQPNSSRSMYQNQYLHPLKKLGAGFQPAGNFSSLTSRNPRSFPQYGQVNYQSNLGLWNNSYRSKSRENFGRCGEINAVSELTRGPRADNRNSSKFPAEVEQLGFAIDRDNYNLQEFEAEYDSAKFFVIKSYSEDDIHKCIKYDVWSSTRNGNKKLDSAFREAGAKMTEAGKKCPVFLFFSVNGSGQFVGVAEMIGQVDFGKNMDFWQLDKWNGFFPLKWHIIKDVPNTQLRHIILENNENRAVTYSRDTQEIELKQGLEILSIFKNYSAKTCVLDDFNFYENREKVLKAKRGGGTVSQTTNGFRNADYEAGESAKDTQSDSSSLAELTKNLSLEAQPLQSSI from the exons ATCAGCTGAATGCCCCTGCTGCAAAGTCTGAATCATCAATCAATATTCCTGATAAAAATATG GTGAAAGATGAATTATCATCTGAGTCTGTGTCATCTGTATCTGCTGGGGGCAATGCTGTATCTGGAAAAAGTGCAACTGATCAACCTGTAAGTTCAGAGCAGGGTGTCTCTTACCCACCTACCAGCAGTTATGATTACTATCATTCAG GATACAGTGGTAACTTTACCCAGTCAGTTGACAAAGATTTTTCTAACACCCCTGGTGGTTCTTATGCG GGCATCCAACCAGATAATGCTTCTCTCCTATATTACGTTCCTAGCTATGGTCCATATTCAACTGGTTTTGTAGGTGTTGATGGAAAACAAGCATACACATCATCAGAGTATCCCTGCGCATATGGGTCAGAGATGTTTCCATATTATACATATGATCTGGCCTATGCTGGGAATGGTTCATCCAGCAATAAAAGTAGCTCTGGGAGGTCAAATGGATATAACGTTGGCAAAACTAATGGCAACCTCTCAAGCAAATCTTCAGCTTTGCCTTATAATTCCAAAACCCAACAGCCAAATTCTTCGAGGTCTATGTATCAGAATCAGTATCTTCATCCTTTGAAGAAG TTGGGTGCTGGTTTCCAGCCAGCTGGAAACTTCTCTTCACTTACCAGCCGGAATCCTCGTTCTTTTCCGCAATATGGTCAAGTAAATTACCAGTCGAATCTTGGGTTGTGGAACAACAGTTACAGATCCAAGTCAAGAGAAAATTTTGGCAGATGTGGAGAAATCAATGCTGTGAGTGAACTAACTCGTGGCCCTAGGGCTGACAATCGGAATTCCTCTAAGTTTCCAGCTGAAGTTGAACAACTGGGTTTTGCAATTGATAGGGATAATTACAACTTGCAAGAGTTTGAGGCAGAGTATGATAGTGCAAAGTTCTTTGTGATCAAGTCATATAGTGAAGATGATATCCACAAATGTATCAAATATGATGTCTGGTCAAGTACTCGAAATGGCAACAAGAAATTAGATTCTGCTTTCCGTGAAGCTGGTGCTAAAATGACAGAGGCAGGAAAGAAATGTCCAGTCTTCCTATTTTTTTCG GTGAATGGAAGTGGGCAGTTTGTTGGTGTTGCTGAGATGATTGGGCAGGTTGATTTTGGCAAAAATATGGACTTTTGGCAGCTCGACAAATGGAATGGTTTTTTCCCATTGAAGTGGCACATTATTAAAGATGTCCCCAACACGCAATTGCGACACATTATCCTTGAGAACAATGAAAACAGGGCGGTCACTTATAGCAGGGACACTCAAGAG ATTGAACTGAAACAGGGCCTAGAAATTCTAAGCATTTTCAAAAACTATTCTGCTAAAACTTGCGTACTCGATGACTTCAACTTTTATGAAAACCGTGAGAAGGTGCTGAAGGCAAAGAGGGGTGGAGGCACAGTTTCTCAAACCACCAATGGTTTTAGAAATGCTGATTATGAG GCTGGAGAGTCCGCCAAGGACACTCAGTCAGATTCTTCATCACTTGCTGAGCTGACTAAAAACCTTTCGCTCGAGGCTCAGCCACTGCAGAGTAGTATATGA